TCATTTACGGCAACGTCAGGAACAACGGCTGCATCACCTCGCTGCCGGAAAATAGCGCCGCGGAAGTGCCTTGCCTGGTCGATGCTTCCGGCATCCAGCCGACCTATATCGGCGCGCTGCCGCCGCAGTTGACGGCGCTGATCCGCACCAACATCAACGTCCAGGAGCTGACGGTCCAGGCGCTCGTGACCGAGAATCGCGAGCACCTCTATCACGCAGCGATGATGGATCCGCATACGGCCGCCGAACTCGACCTAGACCAGATCTGGTCGCTCGTCGACGACCTGCTTGCGGCCCACCGCGACTGGATCCCGGAATGGGCGCGTGTTTCGAAAAAGGTTCAAGCCGCCTGACATTTCTCCCGGTCAGGCGGCAAGAAAGCCCCGGAACGATCGTTCCGGGGCTTTTCCACAACCGGCCCCTTAAAAATCGTGCCACGGTGCGCCACATTACCCAAAGTATATCCTGCATGTTTGCTCAAATCGGTGTCGATTGGAGGATAGGAACATGTAGCGATCGGAAGCGCCACAGCGGCCTCTATGCGTCCGAGAGGACGCGAGCGCCGTCGGCGATGATGGAGTGTCGCAATGCAGTCGCTATTGAATCCAAGCCTCGCCGAGGCGCGCCGGGACGACGCAACCCGGCCGATGCAAGGGCGGAAAATCGTTGATTGGCTGATCAACGAGACGCGCGGCGAGCGTTTCATCGACAACATCTTCGTCGAAATGTGCGAACGGCTGGTGGCGGCCGGCGTGCCGGTCGCTCGGGCCTCGCTTCATTTCAGGATTCACCATCCGCAATGGATCGGCGCGCGAATCCTCTGGCGGAAAGGGCTGTCGGAGGCGGAACTGCAGACTTATGAATACGGCATCGAGGATACGGAGCAGTATCTGAACAGCCCGCTGCACGAGTTCAACAACGGCGCGCCGGAGGTGCGGGCGCACCTCGACGACCCCGCGGCGGGCGGCCCGCAATACCCCCTCTATGATGAACTGCGCGCCAGCGGTCTTACAGACTATTTCATCTGGCCGCTCGAGCACACGCTCGGCAAGCGGCATGCGGTTACCTTCGCCAGCGACAGGCCGGGCGGCTTCAGCGACGACGACATGGCAGTCTTCGCCGATCTCCTGCCTGCGCTGGCGCTGGTCAGCGAGATCAGGCTGAAGAACCGCTTCGCCCGCACGCTGCTGGAGACCTATGTCGGGCCGCATGCGAGCGAACAGATCCTGGCCGGCGCGACGACGCGCGGCAGCGGGGTGACGGTCGGCGCCGCGATCCTGATCTGCGATCTCCGCGATTTCACGAAACTGTCCGACCTTTGGCCGCGGGACGACGTGATCGAGCTGCTGAACGGCTATTTCGACGCGATGTGCGAGCCGATCGAGCGGCATGGCGGCGAGATACTCAAGTTCATGGGCGATGGCCTGCTGGCGATTTTCCCGCTGAGCGATCCGATGGCCTGCAGCAATCTTCTCAGCGCGATCAGCGAAGCGCAGGCGGCGCTTGCCAGGTTGAACGAAGAGAACGTGCAAAAGGGCCATGAACCGCTCGGCTACGGCATCGGCGTCCATGTGGGCGACGTGATGTACGGCAATATCGGCTCAAGCAAACGCCTCGATTTCACGGTGATCGGGCCGGCCGTGAACATCGCTTCCCGCCTCGAAAGCCTGACAAAGGTGATCAAACGGCCCATTCTGCTCTCCAGGGCCTTCGTCGAAATGGCCAGATGCCAAGGCGAGTTGGAAAATCTCGGCTCCCATCCGGTAAGGGGGCTCGACGAGCCGATCGATGTCTTTGCCTTTTCCGGCAATTTCGCCTCGGCGGATTCGACTGCAGGCGCGTAGTCTTGGGCGAACGCCCAGGCTGACGGTCGCCCTTACCGAAAAGGCAAGCGAAAGCAACGTGGCCGGCCTGCCGGGAACTTATGCGTTCCTCATGTCTTTGGGATGAGTGACGTATCGATTTCCTATGCGACTTCGGGTCACGGTGGCGTGGAACGGGACACCGTTTTTGGTGCGGCGCCGCCTTCAGAATTCCACAGTTGTCGCGTCAAGCGAGGTCGCGCCCGACCTGGCGATGAGTATCGGCCAGCTTGGCGGCCGATGTTTTCCAGCGAGTAAGAGACGATGAAGATCAAGAACGGCTTTAGGATTACCTGGGGAGCCAGCCGAAGCCTGCCAGTCGAGTATTTCGTCCTGGCGAATGTGCAATTCGAAGGAAGAGTCATCGGCCATCTCGCCGGCCGTCCGATCCGCGAGACAGCCGTCGACGGTGACGGGCTTCGCTATCGCTTCGTCGGTATTGCGCCGCGCGACGAGCGGGGCCGGTTCGATGTCCAATCGCTCCAGACCGGGGAATGGATCGTCGAGCCCGGGCTGGTTTACGCTCAGGATCTAAAGCTGGCCGCCGACAGAGGCGCGAATCGTGCGGCGTGACGCCGATCGTCCACAGCGCATCTCTGGGAGCGCGTGGTTCAGCGCCAGCGCGCGGTCTTTTCGATCCATTCCCGTGTCCGGCTCTCGGGGTGGGCATTCAGCGTGATGTCGGTGACGACGGCAGCGCTGTCTGCGCCGTGGGCGAAGACCCCTTCGAGTCGATCGGTGTTCAACCCCCCGATCGCGACCAGCGGAAGCGGCCGCACGCGCTCGCGCCAGGCGGAGATGCGGGCAAGCCCTTGCGGCTCCCATTTCATCTTCTTGAGGATCGTCGGATAGATCGGACCGAGCGCCACGTAGTCGGGTTTGGCGGCGAGCGCGGTTTCGAGCTCCGTCTCGTCATGGGTGCTGAGGCCGAGCTTCAGCCCGGCGGCGCGGATCGCCGCGATGTCGGCCACGGCGAGGTCTTCCTGGCCGAGATGGACGAAGTCGCAGCCTTCCTCGATCGCGATCTGCCAGTAGTCGTTGATGATCAGCTGGCAGCCATTGGCGGCGCAGATCGCTTTGGCGCGGCGGACCTCGCTTCTGAGTTCCGGCTCGGCGCGGTCCTTGATCCGAAGCTGCACCAGGTTCACGCCGCGCGGCACCAGGCGTTCGATCCAGTCTGCACTGTCGACGATGAGGTAGAACGGGTCGAGTTTCACGAGAAGACTGCCTTTCCGATGACGGGGGTCGAGGGCACGGCCATGTCGCGCGGTTCAAGCATGCCCGCTTCGAAGGCGGCGCGGCCGGCGTCGATCGCCTTGGCGAAGGCTGCGGCCATCAGCGCCGGATTGCCGGCGCCGGCAACGGCCGTGTTGAGCAGCACCGCGTCGTAGCCGAGCTCCATCACGATCGTTGCATGTGAGGGCCGGCCGATGCCAGCATCTACGATCAGTGGCACGTCGGGAAAATGCGCGCGCATGGTTCGAAGCGCCGCGATGTTCTGCGGGCCCATGGCACTGCCGATCGGCGCGCACCAGGGCATCAGCACCTTGCAGCCCGCTTCGACCAGCCGTTCGGCAACGACGAGGTCGTCTGTCGTATAGGGAAAGACCTCGAAGCCTTCGCCGGCGAGGATGCGGGCCGCCTCGACAAGCCCGAAGACGTCCGGCTGAAGCGTATTGTGATTGCCGATCACCTCGAGCTTGATCCAGTTCGTACCGAAGACCTCGCGCGCCATCTTCGCCGTCAGCACCGCTTCCGATACGGAATGACAGCCGGCCGTATTCGGCAACACGCGCACGCCGAGCTCGCGGATGAGTTCGAAGAAGGCGCCGCCCGAGCGGCCGCCGGCCGTTTCACGACGGAGCGACACCGTGACAACCTCCGTGCCCGCCTGCCGGACGGCATCGGCGAGGATGGCGGGGGAGGGGTAGCGCGCCGTACCGAGCAGCATGCGCGAGCCAAGTTCCTGTCCGTATAATGTCAGCATCTTCAGCCTCCCTTCATCGGCGAAAGAATTTCGATCCGGTCGCAATCATTGAGCCGATGGCTTGCCCTGTCAGTCCGGTGAACGAGTTCGCCGTTGACAGCGGTTGCGAGCCAGTCTCCTTCGTATTCGAGCGCCAGCAGCAGCTCCGACAGCGTCTTTGCGCTGCTCTCCAAGGTCTCGCCGTTGACGATGTAGGTCATTGGGTTGCTCCCTGTCGGAAAGGAGGATTGGGTGAGAACGGCGGATGCTCCGCTCCGCAGAGCTTTTCTGCGAGCTGCCGCGCCATGGCGGGGGCAAGCAGGAAGCCGTGGCGGTACATGCCGGCGATCGCGAAGCCGTCGTCGCGGTCGAGGACGCGTGGCAGGTTGTCTGCAAAGGCGGGCCGGACACCGACGCCCATCTCCACGACGCGAGC
The genomic region above belongs to Sinorhizobium mexicanum and contains:
- the thiS gene encoding sulfur carrier protein ThiS, which encodes MTYIVNGETLESSAKTLSELLLALEYEGDWLATAVNGELVHRTDRASHRLNDCDRIEILSPMKGG
- a CDS encoding adenylate/guanylate cyclase domain-containing protein; its protein translation is MQSLLNPSLAEARRDDATRPMQGRKIVDWLINETRGERFIDNIFVEMCERLVAAGVPVARASLHFRIHHPQWIGARILWRKGLSEAELQTYEYGIEDTEQYLNSPLHEFNNGAPEVRAHLDDPAAGGPQYPLYDELRASGLTDYFIWPLEHTLGKRHAVTFASDRPGGFSDDDMAVFADLLPALALVSEIRLKNRFARTLLETYVGPHASEQILAGATTRGSGVTVGAAILICDLRDFTKLSDLWPRDDVIELLNGYFDAMCEPIERHGGEILKFMGDGLLAIFPLSDPMACSNLLSAISEAQAALARLNEENVQKGHEPLGYGIGVHVGDVMYGNIGSSKRLDFTVIGPAVNIASRLESLTKVIKRPILLSRAFVEMARCQGELENLGSHPVRGLDEPIDVFAFSGNFASADSTAGA
- a CDS encoding thiamine phosphate synthase, which codes for MKLDPFYLIVDSADWIERLVPRGVNLVQLRIKDRAEPELRSEVRRAKAICAANGCQLIINDYWQIAIEEGCDFVHLGQEDLAVADIAAIRAAGLKLGLSTHDETELETALAAKPDYVALGPIYPTILKKMKWEPQGLARISAWRERVRPLPLVAIGGLNTDRLEGVFAHGADSAAVVTDITLNAHPESRTREWIEKTARWR
- a CDS encoding thiazole synthase, which gives rise to MLTLYGQELGSRMLLGTARYPSPAILADAVRQAGTEVVTVSLRRETAGGRSGGAFFELIRELGVRVLPNTAGCHSVSEAVLTAKMAREVFGTNWIKLEVIGNHNTLQPDVFGLVEAARILAGEGFEVFPYTTDDLVVAERLVEAGCKVLMPWCAPIGSAMGPQNIAALRTMRAHFPDVPLIVDAGIGRPSHATIVMELGYDAVLLNTAVAGAGNPALMAAAFAKAIDAGRAAFEAGMLEPRDMAVPSTPVIGKAVFS